The genome window CTTTTGTATTTTGCCTCATTTTTTGCTTTTACATTATAGAAAGATTGAAACTATCGTTTCTGTTTTTAGTTATTGGTTTCTGGTTTTTAGTAAAACAAGAATTGGTTTGAAGTGCATCATAGCATCTAATTGAAGGAAATTTAGCTGATTAGGATAAATCATATCTATTTTTACTTTTTCTTTACCAAATACTATATATCAACTGCTAAATACCGGTTTTATGTCTGACTAAAAACTGAAAACAAAAAACTATAAACTTTTAACCGCGATTATTACCCGCAATCAAAAAAAAGGAGGTGAGAAAATGCCAGTAGTAGTTGTACCATATGACTCTGTTTTGCAGCTCAGATTGGTTACCGGAACAGATCCTGATTCTGGAAATTCCATAATCAAAACCAAGAGCTTTAACAAAGTCAAAGAATCAGCAACCGAACAGGATGTGTTTGATGTTGCCAACCAGTTAGCCAGCCTGCAAAATTACAGCCTGGATGAAATCAGACTAAACCAATCTGCTCAGCTAACATCTTAAGAAAAACAAGGAACTAAATTTTGGTAATGAAATTAAAAAATAATAGAAAGGAGGAAACTATGTCTACTACTCTCGGTGATGTAACCAGTTATAAAAGGTTATATATGCAATTTAGAGACAGTGAAGGTAACCTTGTCAATCTGACACTTGATAATCCCAAAAATTTAGATGATGGGGATTATGTTGATTTAGAAGCCCAGGATGCAGCTATTGAAGCAGTCATGGATGTTGTTCTCGCCAGGAACATTTTCCAAAATAAGGGAAATGACCTGGTAGAAAAAGTTAATGCCCGTATCCTGGATTACCAATCCACTGATGTTATGGATGTTACAGAATAAAATTTAAGAATTAATTGTTCGTAACATTTTAAACTATTGAATGCCGGGAGTCTTGTCAGGCTTCCGGCTGTTTTATAGTCCAAATTTAGAAATTATTTTTTGTAATAAGAAAAGGAGAAAAAATGAATATATTGTTTAGTAAATTTTTACTGGAGGGTTTACTGGTTCTGGCAGTATCTATCGGATTTGGTTTTTTAAGGAACAAGTTAGGAAATGACCGCGCAGAAACTATTAAAAAGGCATTGCTGACAGCGATGCTCTGGGCAGAGGAAGAATTCGGTATCGGACAGGGTGACAAAAAATGGGAAGAGGCCTGGAATAAATTGCTGGAAATTTTGAAAGATAAAAAAATATATTTAAAGGCACAGGAAACAAGGGAACTGAAAACTTTAATGAAAGCCAATATTCACAGGGTAAACAGGGAATATTATGATTCTCTTTTGAAAAAAGAAAGCTTTCTTGGACCAATAGAAGAAATCAGATTAGGATATAAAGATTGAAATGATAATTACAAATTCAATAAATAACATTTTTGTCGCTGAATTTTTTTCCCTTAATGAATTTCAGTGTCCCTGCTGTTGCTGTGTAAAACTTCATTCATTGTTGTTACAAAAATTAAAAGGATTGCGTTACAGGATTAAAAAGCCGGTTATAATTACTTCCGGCTATCGTTGTCCAAAATATAATATGGAAACAGGTGGAGTTAAAAACAGTTACCATCTCCTTGGTATGGCAGCTGATATCTATGTGCCGGGGATTTCTCTTGCCGAACTTCTGCAGGTTGCCCGTGAATTTGGATTTCAGGGAATCGGTTTTTACCCCCGGAGAAATTTCCTGCACCTGGATATCCGTGCCACAGATCAGACAGTTTACTGGCAGGGATAATTATAAAAAGTAAAGGTGATAAAAAATGAGTATTATAGATTTAACACAAATAATTACAAACCAGGGTTTTCCTATAGCCCTGTCAATTTTTTTAATCTTTCGAATTGACCGGTTCATGCAACAGCTTGTTTCTACTCAGAAGGAAGGATACCAGCAAATTTTTAAACAGGTTTCAATAGTGCAAAAAACACTAAATCAGTTAAACCAGCAAAATAGG of Atribacterota bacterium contains these proteins:
- a CDS encoding DUF1659 domain-containing protein — encoded protein: MPVVVVPYDSVLQLRLVTGTDPDSGNSIIKTKSFNKVKESATEQDVFDVANQLASLQNYSLDEIRLNQSAQLTS
- a CDS encoding DUF2922 domain-containing protein codes for the protein MSTTLGDVTSYKRLYMQFRDSEGNLVNLTLDNPKNLDDGDYVDLEAQDAAIEAVMDVVLARNIFQNKGNDLVEKVNARILDYQSTDVMDVTE
- a CDS encoding D-Ala-D-Ala carboxypeptidase family metallohydrolase — encoded protein: MIITNSINNIFVAEFFSLNEFQCPCCCCVKLHSLLLQKLKGLRYRIKKPVIITSGYRCPKYNMETGGVKNSYHLLGMAADIYVPGISLAELLQVAREFGFQGIGFYPRRNFLHLDIRATDQTVYWQG